The genomic segment TGGAAAGGGATGCACAAACTTAAGCAAAAATAAGGGGGTGTGGACTGCTGCTACTAGCAGGGGAGCTGTGAAGTTTTATACACGACAGGTGCTGTACATAAGAGAAAGTTGACAGGCATTTTACACTCTGATGGGTTAAAACATTGTCATGTGACTTGAACCCACTATCTATGTAGGCTGAATCACATTTTTGTTTAATCAAATTCCTCTATTCAAACAGGACTAACTCAAAATTACTATTTAGGTTAGGTGAAATGAGCAGAAAGAGCAAGAAAAGCATGACCAAACAGTTGTTTTGTTGAAGATATTCACAGCACGTTTTGGAAACATGTATGTGCCATTTGATAATTTGAAAAAAGGCAAAGACAGTCCAATTAGAAAAATGACAGATAAAGATTTGCTGGAAGGAAAGTGGTCAACGCGATGAAGAGCCGTGAGGCAAAGACCGATTATACATACATGAGAAGAGTATGCCGTGCCCCTTTGACACTCAGAAAATGGAATGAACATAGAAAATAAATGAGTGAATatcatcatcaaaaaaaaaaaaaaaagttggacttGGGCTGTTTCGCTATTAAACAGAAGTTGACAGAACATTCGTCTTAAATTCGAAGAGCGTTGTTAGGGAAAGTCGCTGGTAATGAAAAGCAAAAGGAAATAGCGGAAGAACTGAGACAAATAGAGGAAAGAAGGTACACTGTTCACTTGGGGGGGGGTTCACATTTATGACAACGTAATTGCAACAAATACTGAAGATTGTTTGACCCGCAGGGAGGGCACAAATTATTCTGGTTGTAAATAATTACATTTACAGGCAAAGACTGGAGCAGTACGTGCGTGGCTGACAACGTGGCAGTTGCCATGGAGTTAGCCAGTCTCTCTCTGTATATACAGGTCTGATGTGTGGGCTTGTGCATCTTTGCAGCATACACTCGCCGGTGGTTAGCATATACGCTTGTATGTGTAAATGTAGCCCTTACAGTATGGGCAGGTGTGTGTAACATCCTTGAGGTCGTCAATCAAACAGGGAATCAGACAGCATCCAAGGTCACACCTGCATGGGGAAACAAACCCATAAAAATACAAAgacaaattaaaaagtgaaattacaaaaaaaaaaaaaaaaaatgtatatatatataatatacatatatatatatatatatatatatatatatatatatatatatatatatatatatatatatatatatacacacacacacacacacaacagaaatataaacgcaacacttttggttttgctcccattttgtatgagatgaactcaaagatttaaaactttttccacatacacaatatcaccatttccctcaaatattgttcacaaaccagtctaaatctgtgatagtgagcacttctcctttgctgagataatccatcccacctcacaggtgtgccatatcaagatgctgattagacaccatgtttagtgcacaggtgtgccttagactgcccacaataaaaggccactctgaaaggtgcagtttttaatcacacagcacaatgccacagatgtctcaagatttgagggagcatgcaattggcatgctgacagcaggaatgtcaaccagagctgttgctcgtgtattgaatgttcatttctctaccataagccgtctccaaaggcgtttcagagaatttggcagtacatccaacccagcctcacaaccgcagaccacgtgtaaccacaccagcccaggacctccacatccagcatgttcacctccaagatcgtctgagaccagccactcggacagctgctgaaacaatcggtttgcataaccaaagaatttctgcacaaactgtcagaaaccatctcagggaagctcatctgcatgctcgtcgtcctcatcggggtctcgacctgactccagttcgttgtcgtaaccgacttgagtgggcaaatgctcacattcgctggcgtttggcacgttggagaggtgttctcttcacggatgaatcccggttcacactgtccagggcagatggcagacagtgtgtgtggcgtcgtgtgggtgagcagttttctgatgtcaatgttgtggatcgagtggcccatggtggcggtggggttatggcatgggcaggcgtctgttatggacgaagaacagaggtgcattttattgatggcattttgaatgcacagagataccgtgacgagatcctgaggcccattgttgtgccatacatccaagaacatcacctcatgttgcagcaggataatgcacggccccatgttgcaaggatctgtacacaattcttggaagctgaaaatgtcccagttcttgcatggccggcatactcaccggacatgtcacccattgagcatgtttgggatgctctggaccggcgtatatgacagcgtgtaccagttcctgccaatatccagcaacttcgcacagccattgaagaggactggaccaacattccacaggccacaattgacaacctgatcaactctatgcgaaggagatgtgttgcactgcatgaggcaaatggtggtcacaacagatactgactggtatccccccccaataaaacaaaactgcacctttcagagtggccttttattgtggacagtctaaggcacacctgtgcactaatcatggtgtctaatcagcatcttggtatggcacacctgtgaggtgggatggattatctcagcaaaggagaagtgctcactatcacagatttagactggtttgtgaacaatatttgagggaaatggtgatactgtgtatgtggaaaaagttttagatctttgagttcatctcatacaaaatgggagcaaaaccaaaagtgttgcatttatatttttgttgtgtgtatatatatatatatatatatatatatatatatatatataaataaatactctgTGGTATGGTGGATTCAAGGTAGCGCATGGCACAGTCAAAATAATATTTTCAAATGATACCTGCCAACATGCATATACAAAGAAAACAAGCACAGTCTTCACTAACCCACAATGCCGTAGGCAAACGTTGATAAGCTTACCATTAACAAACAACACTTTACTGCAGAAGGCTTTTACAAAACACAGTTCAGCGAGTTTAACCTGTGACTGTCCCCCAAATCAATGGGGTTCTTGGAGTCACCATGCCTATACATACCAAGTCTGGTGACAATTGGGCAGTTAAAAATGTTAGTGCACATAAGATTTTTACCCAAGACCAACCTATTTCAATCGGTATTGCAAAGACCTAGCATCTCTCTATGTACAGCAGTAAAGTTCCAGTTCTATTACTACTGGCCAGTctcaattcacagggaacattcttgggacacagaccttggacaagttcaaagatggccaaatttgacatattttaagaggttaaaaagacaTATCCTTTTTGAAtatgttctgctttgtttttgagtggtgggagGTGACAACCATTCAGAGTAAAGCTGCACCataacgtcagtggctggtctcgcatatacaacccctggcaataattatggaatcaccggcctcggaagataattttgtagaaaaaaagcagatcacagacatgacacaaaactaaagtcatttcaaatggcactttctggctttaagaaacactataaagaaatcaggaaaataattgtggcagtcagtaaaggttacttttttaagACCAAGcatagggaaaaaaaatatggactgactcaattctgaggactaaattatggaatcaccctgtaaattttcatccccaagactaacacctgcatcaaatcaatctgctcgttagtcctgcatctaaaaaggagtgatcacacctggagagctgttgcaccaagtggactgacatgaatcatgtgctccaacacgagagatgtcaattgaaacaaaggagagggtaaatcatcaccaatttgcaaaagatgttgggttgttcacagtcagctgtgtctaaactctggaccaatacaaacatgggaaggttgttaaaggcaaacatactgtagaccaaggagacatcaaagcatcaagacagaaaaactTAAAGCATGTCTCAaaatcaaaatgcacaacaaaacaatgaggaacgaatgggaggaaactggagtcagcatctgtgactgaactgtaagaaaacgcctaaaggaaatgggatttacatacagaaaagctaaacgaaagccatcattaacacctaaacagaaaaaaacaaggttacaatgggctaaggaaaagcaatcgtgcactgtgtatgactggatgaaagtcatattcagtgatgaatctcgaatctgcattggcaaggtgagatgctggaactttgcttggtgccgttcccatgagatttataaagatgactgcctgaagagaacatgtaaatttccacagtcattgatgatatggggctgcatgtcaggtaaaggcactggggagatggctgtcattacatcatcaataaatgcacaagtttacattgatattttggacacttttcttatcccatccattgaaaggatgtttggggatgatgaaatcatttttcaagatgataatgcatcttgccatagagcaaaatctgtgaaaacattccttgcaaaaagacacatagggtcaatgtcatggcctgcaaatagtctggatcttaatccaactgaaaatctttggtggaagttaagaaaatggtccatgacaaggctccaacctgcaaagctgatctggcaacagcaatcagagaaagttggagccagattgatgaagagtactgtgtgtcactcattaagtccatgcctcagagactgcaagctgttataaaagccagaggtggtgcaacaaaatactagtgatgtgttggagcgttcttttgtttttcatgattccataattttttcctcagaattgagtgattccatattttgttccctctgcttgctctaaaaaagtaaccattactgactgccacaattatttttcctgatttcttatagtgtttcttaaagccagaaagttgccatttgaaatgactttagttttgtgtcatgtctgatctgctttttttctacaaaattaaacaactgaatgaacatcctccgaggccggtgattccataatttttgccaggggttgtattatgtaaaagctagtgagaaataaacacttctaaaaccgaaaacgcCGTTTTTGAAACCTAATAAGAGCTCTGAACTTATTTCGTGGATGTTAGCACGGTGACGTTGcaagctggtagctagctgcaaaactgtttcatttgcgtgtgtaaatatatcctcttttagcgagaaataaacacttctcaaactgaaaatgctctttttGTAATCTAATAATACATTTTGCCgcgttagcatgcacactaacttccgctaacttcctatggagttaaatttgtctcattaataccagcaaatgcacagagggtggtctacaaatattccttgatatgcataacttctgcttttgtcaaaagctcatgtacacgcacacgcaaagcctcctgcagatgctgttaaaacgtaaatattgtttttgattgattaatagaggggcttcattgaacatgtacaaattgtacgtaggaCAACAGGCTCTTAATGACTAATTAAACAATTGCAAATTATTTAGAACACAAgggtcatacggccgagggtattttagcattgcattatatttttattttttgaaatatgCTTGACTGACATAGTGACATACAGTCAACTGCGGCATCATAGGAAAAAAATAACATAACCTCAAGTAGATCACTCAAAGAAGCTGAATTTATACACCATGATGACAaccttttcttaaaaataaaatgaattaatgaaacaatgctttcagctttaattcaagggaggGTTAAACATTTAAGAATTCcagacatttttatacacagtaacTGGACAAACAAAAATTACACACAGCTGAATAAAACACTAAAACAAGATTAGATAAACTAAAAGCAGGACACCACCATCAGCATGTGCGTGTACCACATTTGCTCCAAGTGATTGTGTGTGTAGCTCTCAGGTTCTCTTCCATTATACTTACCCTACAAAGAAGCAAAACAGGCAGAACAGTGTGTTCATGAGACCAATATCATGGGAGATCCGGGTGACGATTGCCTGCTGACAGTGTGGACAAACAGTCTGCACAGGTGTAGTCTGGAACATCTCCCCCTGTAGTACAGTCACAGTGGTAGCCGCTCCTGGAGGAGCCAGGACGGTTGCCGTGTGACCTCCCATATGGATGAAGTGACTGGGACCAGGACCCATCTGTCCTTGCACAGGGTGAGGAAAGTGGCCAGGTGGGGGTGGATAGCAGCCACCTGCACACAGGTAAATGACTTAACTGAGGTCCTGTATTTTTTTAAGATATTAATTTAGGCATGTACGTACATAATGAGCTGTTCATACTTGTTTGCAATGATCCTGAACATTTGGAGAATAAGCTCAAGATGAGGTGgggaatatatttttaaaataatgtgacTGCACACTACACACATCCTATGTCAATTTccatttaaaaacaatgttttgaCAGCTGAATAGTTAAAATAAATATAATTCTTAAAAAGCTTCATAAAGTCTCAATTCTGACTGCCCTTAGTAAGCAATAAAAGCAGTTGTTACACACATGCTtgcaacactactgtacatgggaAAAGTGTTAACAACACATAAGCTGTTTGACAAAGAGAAGTACCACAGTGAACACACAAAGAGCTGAAAATCTATAATGTTCTGGCAGACCTAGTCAGACTGCAGATGTCCCAATGAATTACTGTCCTGCCTGGAACGCAAATTAGGAGGTGCAGAGACAGTAAGTAAATGCGAGGCTGCTTAGCTGGTTGGGGCTACAGAAAGACCCGTACAAACCTCCACTGCCAAGTTGTGCATTACAAACGCAAGATGACTGACCGCCAACAAAATCGGAAGAGCTGGAACTTAACATATATACACATAAAACCATACAGGAATGCTGCACTATGATTATCAAACATGGCTCAACCCAAGGTAGCAGGATGTGTAGCTCAATGTTACCACAGCAACTATGGCAGTGGAAGGACAAACCCAAATATGTAACCTTGTTTACgatgccttttttcttttcttttttgttttgtttcttttttatgccaatacacttttttatttttaaaaaatcatgtaACGGAATAAAATCTGGAAGCACACATTGCAGATGCACCAAATCTTTGATAGCTACTACGTAATAGCTGCATAGTCTACAGCACCTTGTGGTGGCGGAGGCATGGGCATGGGCACTGGTCCTTCTCCAGGAACATGTGGAGGAAGAAAGCCTGGGTGTGGAGCTTCATATGGTGGAGGACCATAGTCTGGAGGAAAGGGTTGTCCCTGCTGAGGAGCACTTCTTATAGGAGCTGTTTCTATagaacgaacacacacacacacacacacacacacacacacacacacaaaaaacggcAGTTAAGTCAGCTCTTGAATGGACTGAGTCCCATCGTCAAGTGTATTTTCAAAAGTAAGTAACAATAATCCATTttgcatacatatacacacatacaaatgCATCTATAATATATACACATTCAAACTAATGGTTTAATATCATAGACTGTATATTTACACTGGACAATCCTGCATGACgtacccatagattttctataaaAGACTCGGAAAAGCCATTATAAAACCCAAAAGCTGCTGTTCTGCCTGTCATCATGTTGGTAGAGCTTACTGTGCCAATGTCACAACAAATCCggaaatggataaagaggtggagcataggTGAGACCATTGTCACATAATGAAATGACCCCTTTACCAGATTTGTATATTCGCGATCTGTGtgcatgggcaaaaaaaaaaaagttgtttttttttccccctgtactGAGTTCTGTGTACACACACATTATGTACGTACATGCCTGAGTTCTGTGTCCTttccacacactgacagctgttTTCAATTTATGGTGAAAAATGAAAAGCCTGTATACCTGATGTTGGtctgcacacagaaagggtaaactcagtacagaacaaaCATCACATTTTAAGATAAGATCAGAATTTCTTCACATTAAACTTGATTTTGGGCCCCACACAAAAGGGACTAAATGGCTAGTGCAcattgtttcagtgcagaagggcaaatggactgcatttatatagcgcttttccatctgcatcacactaatgcctcacattcaccctgatgtcagggtcctgccatacaaggcgctcactacacaccaggagcaattacAGGattaagtgattttccagtcaggctgggatttgaaccgaagatcctctcatctcaagcccaatgcttaaccactagaccatcacctcctctaagggtcccggttcaaacctcacccctgccacatttctccacataatgtggagctgcgtcagaaagggcatccggcgtaaaccccgagtgcaaaaacaagggagcagtcgaaatGACTTACCTACAGAAAGggtaaactcagtacagaacaaTTTCCCCATTTTTCATGCATGTACAAATCTGATATGGGGGTAATCTCAATACGTGACCTGGGTGGGACAGATGAAGCTGAAACACGCTCCCACCTTCATGTCCAAATGACCTAAGCTAATACACTAGCCTTGGTTGGAGGGTGTTTAATAAATCATATTTTGGAGGACTGAGTGGTGATTCTCATAACGCTTTCCTTTAGTGAGGGCATGCAAAATTAAGACCCACTTACACTGGGGTAAAaactatttagtcagcccctgattgtgcaagttctcctacttagaaagatgagagagatctgtaattttcatcataggtacacttcaactatgagagacaaaatgagaaaaaaaaaatccaggaaatcacattgtaggattttaaagaatttatttgtaaattgtggtggaaagtaagtatttatcacccacaaacaagtaatatttctggctctcacagacctgtaacttcttctttaagaagcttttctgtcctccacctgttacctgtattaacagcacctgttggaactcgttatctgtataaaagagacctgtccacagcctcaaacagtcagactccaaactcaaccatggccaagaccaaagagctgtcaaaggacaccaggaagaaaattgtagacatgcaccaggctgggaagagtaaatctacaatagtcaagcaggttggtgtgaataaatcaactgtgggagcaattgtaagaaaatggaagacatacaagaccattgacaaTCTCCCTCGATTTGGGGCTTCATGCAAGATGTTAtgccgtggggtcaaaatgatcatgagaacggtgaacaaaaatcccagaactacacagagagacctgatgaatgacctgcagagagctgggaccaaagtaagacaggctacacactgtgcagagagggactcaaatcctgcagtgccaggcgtgtccccctgcttaagccagtacatgtccaggcccgactgaagtttgccagagagcatatggatgatccagatgaggattGGGAGAAAATCATGTGGTCAGATCAAaacagaactttttagtaaaaactcaactagtcatgtttggaggaagaagaatgctgagttgtattccaagaacaccatatctattgtgaagcatgggggtggaaacatcatgctttggggctgtttttctgaaaaggggacagggctactgatccgtgttaagggaagaatgaatggggccacgtatcgtgagattttaagccaaaacctccttccttcagtgagagcattgaagatgcaacgtggctgggtcttccagcatgacaatgataccaaacacaccgctcaggcaacaaaggagtgcaatcaggggctgactaaatacttttttaccccactctaTCTCCTCTGTAATTGTGGTCatggattaactggacctaacATTATGACGTTGTTAGCATTCAAGATTAATCATATAATACTTTCACTCGGCAGAAATACTGGCACAGACATTATAGAATGAGCCGTTAAAACCACCACCAATCTCACcatacaacaagccatattacatATTATATTTGTtgcaaaaaatgtgcaaaaaaaacccatacacaatcctccacagcagctagcagctgcaGGCAGCATCCTCTGGACAAGCGATACTGATCTGACACTCAACGACAAC from the Thalassophryne amazonica chromosome 16, fThaAma1.1, whole genome shotgun sequence genome contains:
- the cdip1 gene encoding cell death-inducing p53-target protein 1 isoform X1, with the protein product MSNDPPPPYPGGPSAPPIEEKTGQPETAPIRSAPQQGQPFPPDYGPPPYEAPHPGFLPPHVPGEGPVPMPMPPPPQGGCYPPPPGHFPHPVQGQMGPGPSHFIHMGGHTATVLAPPGAATTVTVLQGEMFQTTPVQTVCPHCQQAIVTRISHDIGLMNTLFCLFCFFVGCDLGCCLIPCLIDDLKDVTHTCPYCKGYIYTYKRIC
- the cdip1 gene encoding cell death-inducing p53-target protein 1 isoform X2 — its product is MSNDPPPPYPGGPSAPPIEEKTGQPAPIRSAPQQGQPFPPDYGPPPYEAPHPGFLPPHVPGEGPVPMPMPPPPQGGCYPPPPGHFPHPVQGQMGPGPSHFIHMGGHTATVLAPPGAATTVTVLQGEMFQTTPVQTVCPHCQQAIVTRISHDIGLMNTLFCLFCFFVGCDLGCCLIPCLIDDLKDVTHTCPYCKGYIYTYKRIC